One window of Nicotiana tomentosiformis chromosome 11, ASM39032v3, whole genome shotgun sequence genomic DNA carries:
- the LOC138901500 gene encoding uncharacterized protein: protein MAEDFMNHFQFNTEITSDRFALVNLQKKPSESFQEYARRWKLEDAKARPLLDDSELTMYIIRAQEGIYFEKKMVMMGWKFPELVKIGYFLKESIKFDKVQSMDALQEASKAIQSGSIGSG from the coding sequence ATGGCGGAAGATTTCATGAATCACTTCCAATTCAACACAGAAATTACTTCCGATAGGTTCGCACTAGTAAACTTGCAGAAGAAGCCGTCCGaatcattccaagaatatgcacgtCGATGGAAATTAGAGGATGCCAAGGCACGACCTCTGTTGGACGATAGTGAGCTGACTATGTATATCATCAGGGCTCAAGAAGGGATTTACTTTGAGAAAAAGATGGTCATGATGGGGTGGAAATTCCCCGAACTGGTCAAAATAGGATATTTCTTAAAAGAAAGTATAAAGTTCGATAAAGTACAATCCATGGACGCATTGCAAGAAGCTAGCAAAGCAATCCAATCAGGATCAATAGGCAGCGGatag